One Cellulomonas taurus genomic region harbors:
- a CDS encoding cytochrome ubiquinol oxidase subunit I → MDALDLARWQFGVTTVYHFIFVPLTIGLAPLVAIMQTIWVRTQNENWLKLTKFFGKLMLINFAIGVATGIVQEFQFGMNWSEYSRFVGDVFGAPLAMEALAAFFVESTFLGLWIFGWDKLPKKIHLACIWAVALATNLSAFFILAANSWMQHPVGTEFNLETGRAEMTDIGAVLTNNTLMAAFPHTITAAFLTAGTFVAGIAAWWMVRLVRKGQEAKAREVYRPAVQLGVITMLIAGVGLGISGHAQGQLMFEQQPTKMAAAEALCTTTDGASFSLLAIGDLTNNCEGVTHYIEIPGLLSFLANNDFSSELRGVEDLQAEYTARYGDGSTDVNYIPDLTITYWSFRLMIGFALGSAALALTAMWLTRNGRVSGNTWLARIGIWAIPTPFLASAFGWIFTEMGRQPWVVAPNPSGIDEIRLLTMRGVSEVVSPTEVVISLVVFTLLYGVLAVAWFRLMKRYAVEGVADKEKDVSPDNPDNKPDPNDPASADRPLSFAY, encoded by the coding sequence GTGGACGCCCTCGACCTGGCACGCTGGCAGTTCGGTGTCACCACCGTCTACCACTTCATCTTCGTGCCGCTGACCATCGGGCTCGCCCCCCTGGTCGCGATCATGCAGACCATCTGGGTGCGGACCCAGAACGAGAACTGGCTCAAGCTGACCAAGTTCTTCGGCAAGCTGATGCTGATCAACTTCGCGATCGGCGTCGCCACCGGCATCGTCCAGGAGTTCCAGTTCGGCATGAACTGGTCCGAGTACTCCCGCTTCGTCGGTGACGTCTTCGGCGCTCCCCTGGCGATGGAAGCCCTGGCGGCGTTCTTCGTCGAGTCGACCTTCCTCGGACTGTGGATCTTCGGCTGGGACAAGCTGCCCAAGAAGATCCACCTGGCCTGCATCTGGGCCGTGGCGCTGGCCACCAACCTGTCGGCCTTCTTCATCCTGGCCGCGAACTCCTGGATGCAGCACCCGGTGGGCACCGAGTTCAACCTGGAGACCGGCCGCGCCGAGATGACCGACATCGGGGCGGTGCTGACCAACAACACCCTGATGGCCGCCTTCCCGCACACCATCACCGCCGCCTTCCTGACCGCCGGCACCTTCGTCGCCGGGATCGCCGCGTGGTGGATGGTGCGCCTGGTCCGCAAGGGCCAGGAGGCGAAGGCCCGCGAGGTCTACCGCCCCGCCGTGCAGCTCGGCGTCATCACCATGCTGATCGCCGGTGTCGGACTGGGCATCTCCGGGCACGCCCAGGGCCAGCTGATGTTCGAGCAGCAGCCGACCAAGATGGCCGCCGCCGAGGCACTGTGCACCACCACCGACGGCGCGTCGTTCTCCCTGCTGGCGATCGGCGACCTGACCAACAACTGCGAGGGCGTGACCCACTACATCGAGATCCCGGGTCTGCTGTCCTTCCTCGCGAACAACGACTTCTCCTCCGAGCTGCGTGGCGTCGAGGACCTGCAGGCCGAGTACACCGCCCGCTACGGCGACGGCAGCACCGACGTCAACTACATCCCGGACCTGACCATCACCTACTGGTCGTTCCGTCTGATGATCGGCTTCGCCCTCGGTTCGGCGGCGCTGGCCCTGACCGCGATGTGGCTCACCCGCAACGGCCGGGTCTCCGGCAACACGTGGCTGGCCCGGATCGGCATCTGGGCGATCCCGACGCCGTTCCTCGCCTCGGCCTTCGGCTGGATCTTCACCGAGATGGGCCGTCAGCCCTGGGTGGTCGCCCCGAACCCGAGCGGCATCGACGAGATCCGGCTGCTCACCATGCGCGGCGTCTCCGAGGTGGTCTCCCCCACCGAGGTGGTCATCTCCCTGGTCGTCTTCACCCTGCTGTACGGCGTGCTCGCGGTGGCCTGGTTCCGCCTGATGAAGCGCTACGCGGTCGAGGGCGTCGCCGACAAGGAGAAGGACGTCTCGCCGGACAACCCGGACAACAAGCCCGACCCGAACGACCCCGCCTCGGCCGACCGGCCGCTGTCGTTCGCCTACTGA
- the cydD gene encoding thiol reductant ABC exporter subunit CydD, with amino-acid sequence MKPLDPRLLRYARAARGYLALTVALGILTAALVVAQAILLAQVLAAAAHDGAPLSELLPRIGWLTVVIALRALATGVQERYAHRSATRAVAELREQVVARAAVLGPRWLAEGAGPRVVTLSTRGLDALDAYFVKYLPQLVLSATVTPATLVVILRLDWLSAVIAAGTLPLIPIFMVLIGQLTQGRSERGLVVMQRLGSQVLDLIAGIATLRAFGRERGPARRVQALGDAHRKATMGTLRIAFLSGMALELLTTLSVALVAVSIGLRLVYGNMTLVDGLAVLILAPEVYWPLRQVGAQFHASTDGVAAAEQVFEVLETPLPPTGSRPAPDLRSTTIRLTDVTVRAPGRDQLAPAHLDLTLAPGSTVAVTGPSGGGKSTTIEVLLGLLRPDSGSAELIDADGTVHPLAEIDQRGYWSQIAWLPQRPVLEPATLDRLVRGDTTTDTAGRDRAAALTGLDSVVAGLPYGWDTDLGRGGAGLSVGQRQRVALTRALLSDAPVVVLDEPTAHLDAAGERVVLDTVRRLRAEGRTVLLVAHRPSLIALADTVVTVHAETVAPGSPAPSATTPSPTSAAPATPSPTSAAPATPSPTSAAPATPEERR; translated from the coding sequence GTGAAGCCGCTCGATCCTCGTCTGCTGCGTTACGCCCGGGCCGCCCGGGGCTATCTGGCCCTCACGGTCGCGCTCGGCATCCTGACCGCGGCGCTCGTCGTCGCCCAGGCGATCCTGCTCGCGCAGGTGCTCGCCGCGGCGGCGCACGACGGTGCCCCGCTGTCGGAGCTGCTGCCGAGGATCGGGTGGCTCACCGTCGTGATCGCCCTGCGCGCCCTGGCCACCGGGGTGCAGGAGCGGTACGCGCATCGTTCGGCGACCCGTGCCGTCGCCGAGCTGCGGGAACAGGTGGTGGCCCGGGCCGCCGTCCTGGGTCCGCGCTGGCTGGCCGAGGGCGCCGGTCCGCGGGTGGTCACGCTGTCCACCCGCGGACTGGACGCCCTGGACGCCTACTTCGTGAAGTATTTGCCGCAGCTGGTGCTGTCCGCCACCGTCACGCCGGCCACCCTGGTGGTGATCCTGCGGCTCGACTGGCTGAGCGCGGTGATCGCCGCGGGCACGCTGCCGCTGATCCCGATCTTCATGGTGCTGATCGGGCAGCTCACCCAGGGCCGTTCCGAGCGCGGACTGGTGGTGATGCAGCGCCTCGGCTCCCAGGTGCTCGACCTGATCGCCGGGATCGCCACGCTGCGCGCGTTCGGACGCGAGCGCGGCCCGGCGCGCCGGGTGCAGGCGCTGGGCGACGCCCACCGCAAGGCGACGATGGGCACGCTGCGGATCGCCTTCCTCTCCGGGATGGCGCTCGAACTGCTCACCACCCTGTCGGTCGCCCTGGTCGCTGTCAGCATCGGCCTGCGCCTGGTCTACGGGAACATGACCCTGGTCGACGGGCTGGCGGTGCTGATCCTGGCGCCCGAGGTGTACTGGCCGCTGCGGCAGGTCGGTGCCCAGTTCCATGCCTCCACCGACGGGGTGGCGGCGGCCGAGCAGGTCTTCGAGGTGCTGGAGACCCCCCTGCCGCCGACCGGCAGCCGTCCCGCCCCCGACCTGCGCTCGACCACGATCCGACTCACCGACGTCACGGTGCGCGCCCCCGGCCGGGACCAGCTCGCACCCGCGCATCTGGACCTGACGCTCGCCCCGGGCAGCACGGTGGCGGTCACCGGCCCCAGCGGTGGCGGGAAGTCGACCACCATCGAGGTGCTGCTCGGACTGCTGCGCCCCGACTCCGGGTCCGCCGAGCTGATCGACGCCGACGGCACCGTGCACCCGCTGGCCGAGATCGACCAGCGCGGTTACTGGTCCCAGATCGCCTGGCTGCCGCAGCGTCCCGTATTGGAGCCCGCGACCCTGGACCGCTTGGTCCGGGGCGACACGACCACCGACACCGCCGGCCGCGACCGGGCCGCCGCCCTGACCGGCCTGGACTCCGTGGTCGCCGGACTGCCGTACGGCTGGGACACGGACCTGGGTCGTGGCGGAGCCGGGCTGAGCGTCGGCCAACGCCAGCGCGTGGCCCTGACCCGGGCCCTGCTGTCCGACGCCCCGGTGGTGGTGCTCGACGAGCCGACCGCGCACCTGGATGCCGCCGGTGAGCGGGTGGTGTTGGACACCGTGCGCCGCCTGCGCGCCGAGGGCCGCACCGTGCTGCTGGTCGCCCACCGACCCTCGCTGATCGCGCTGGCGGACACCGTCGTGACCGTGCACGCCGAGACCGTCGCGCCCGGCTCACCCGCGCCGTCGGCCACCACCCCGTCGCCGACCTCGGCTGCGCCCGCCACCCCGTCGCCGACCTCGGCTGCGCCCGCCACCCCGTCGCCGACCTCGGCTGCGCCCGCCACCCCGGAGGAGCGGCGATGA
- the cydB gene encoding cytochrome d ubiquinol oxidase subunit II produces MDLSILWFVLIAVLWTGYLVLEGFDFGVGMLLPFLGKDDKNRRVMINTIGPVWDGNEVWLLTAGGATFAAFPEWYATMFSGFYLALLLILAALIVRVVAFEWRGKINSDTWRAWVDRAIVFGSYAPAILWGVAFANLVRGVELDANHQYVGGFFALLNPFALLGGATTALLFVTHGAIFLALKTSGEIHEKAGKVASSLSVVTLVVAAAWAIWAQLAFSVAWTWAAVVVAALGLVAVVVTTRMRREGWAFIASAVVIVAAVVLIFGSMYPDVMPALDPANSLTIAEASSTPYTLTVMTWVAGFLTPLVLLYQGWTYWVFRKRISAEHIPEHTGLTFAQVTARKDEPSATAQV; encoded by the coding sequence ATGGACCTCTCGATCCTGTGGTTCGTGCTGATCGCAGTCCTGTGGACGGGTTACCTCGTCCTGGAGGGCTTCGACTTCGGCGTGGGCATGTTGCTGCCGTTCCTCGGCAAAGACGACAAGAACCGTCGCGTGATGATCAACACCATCGGCCCGGTGTGGGACGGCAACGAGGTGTGGCTGCTCACCGCCGGTGGTGCCACCTTCGCGGCCTTCCCGGAGTGGTACGCCACGATGTTCTCCGGCTTCTACCTGGCCCTGCTGCTGATCCTGGCGGCGCTGATCGTCCGAGTGGTCGCCTTCGAGTGGCGCGGGAAGATCAACTCCGACACCTGGCGCGCGTGGGTGGACCGGGCGATCGTCTTCGGCTCCTACGCCCCGGCGATCCTGTGGGGCGTGGCCTTCGCGAACCTGGTGCGCGGCGTCGAGCTGGACGCGAACCACCAGTACGTCGGCGGGTTCTTCGCCCTGCTCAACCCCTTCGCCCTGCTCGGCGGTGCGACGACCGCCCTGCTGTTCGTCACGCACGGCGCGATCTTCCTGGCACTGAAGACCTCCGGTGAGATCCACGAGAAGGCGGGCAAGGTCGCGTCCTCGCTCTCCGTCGTCACCCTGGTGGTCGCCGCCGCCTGGGCGATCTGGGCGCAGCTGGCCTTCTCGGTCGCCTGGACCTGGGCCGCCGTCGTGGTCGCCGCCCTGGGCCTGGTCGCGGTGGTGGTCACCACCCGGATGCGGCGCGAGGGCTGGGCGTTCATCGCCTCCGCCGTCGTGATCGTGGCGGCCGTGGTGCTGATCTTCGGGTCGATGTACCCGGACGTGATGCCCGCGCTGGACCCGGCGAACTCGCTCACCATCGCCGAGGCGTCCTCCACCCCGTACACCCTCACCGTGATGACCTGGGTCGCCGGGTTCCTCACCCCGCTGGTGCTGCTCTACCAGGGCTGGACCTACTGGGTGTTCCGCAAGCGGATCTCCGCCGAGCACATCCCGGAGCACACCGGCCTGACCTTCGCGCAGGTCACCGCGCGCAAGGACGAGCCGTCCGCCACCGCTCAGGTCTGA
- the rpmA gene encoding 50S ribosomal protein L27, which produces MAHKKGASSSRNGRDSNAQRLGVKRFGGQVVGAGEIIVRQRGTHFHPGVNVGRGGDDTLFALAPGAVQFGTRRGRKVIDVVTAD; this is translated from the coding sequence ATGGCACACAAGAAGGGCGCGAGCTCCTCGCGCAACGGTCGTGACTCGAACGCTCAGCGTCTGGGCGTCAAGCGCTTCGGCGGCCAGGTCGTCGGCGCCGGTGAGATCATCGTGCGGCAGCGTGGCACCCACTTCCACCCCGGCGTGAACGTCGGTCGTGGCGGGGACGACACCCTGTTCGCCCTGGCCCCGGGTGCGGTGCAGTTCGGCACCCGCCGCGGTCGCAAGGTCATCGACGTCGTGACGGCCGACTGA
- the rplU gene encoding 50S ribosomal protein L21 — protein sequence MVYAIVKAGGRQEKVAVGDIVVVDRLAAGAGDTVELPALLLVDGEKVTSDAAALAKITVSAEVVRDERGPKIDILRYKNKTGYRRRQGHRQALTRLKVTGIK from the coding sequence GTGGTGTACGCGATCGTGAAGGCCGGCGGCCGTCAGGAGAAGGTCGCCGTTGGCGACATCGTCGTGGTCGACCGCCTCGCGGCCGGTGCCGGCGACACCGTCGAGCTGCCTGCGCTGCTGCTCGTCGACGGGGAGAAGGTGACCTCGGACGCAGCGGCGCTGGCCAAGATCACCGTGAGCGCGGAGGTCGTCCGGGACGAGCGTGGCCCGAAGATCGACATCCTGCGCTACAAGAACAAGACCGGCTACCGCCGTCGCCAGGGTCACCGCCAGGCGCTGACCCGTCTCAAGGTCACCGGCATCAAGTGA
- a CDS encoding ribonuclease E/G, with protein MTSENLPNGESSTEAPAASKPAAKRPRRATRAVTTTGAAPANDAAPVAESTTPAVEPTAGTAAPEVAAETPASAPRRRTRKVTTTSDAGTASTTDAATAATPDAPADAAPVKKATRSRKKAVAPVADPSTAEAAVAEAAPAEATPAAEAPVADAAAPKKRATRSRKKPVESDIAAEPAAPSDAAASDADAAASTTAASTTAAEAPAAAPKRRRATRKAAAPTDADTPATDSTGAGSTSARSTGAESTPVEPTSAESTAAQSTGSETSAAEASAETPAAPARRTRSRRATRPTAAADSASATSEAADAARAVPAVEQQTAPGQSVVDPEDAELDEESTEEESAEVAAASTDAPLDVLAAFSGVTPEPQKPSGGRLATTALLFQAPEATPRRRRRASAPAGSPEEIAAAAHAEQLNAPAESTEQDADARTTDEQTESTGSTGGNRRGRGRRGGRKRGGQSSESQTTDEQTTDERPADEVEDDAAVEAVDESAEDQTDERTEGEDTEDSEGSPRRRRRRGGRGRRSRSKDGDDSAENADDDAAGSTDDESADDTDTESDSEDEGGSSSRRRRRRRRSSRSGEGETATKSSSRDEVTALRGSTRLEAKRQRRREGRDAGRRRQIITEAEFLARRESVERSMIVREQGGRTQIAVLEDGVLVEHYVSKQEQASMAGNVYLGRVQNVLPSMEAAFIDVGRGRNAVLYAGEVNWDAAGVEGGKTTRRIEQALKSGDSVLVQVTKDPIGHKGARLTSQITLAGRYLVYVPGGGMTGISRKLPDTERSRLKKILREVVPDSAGVIVRTAAEGASEEELRADVVRLQAQWEAIEKKAKTASAPSLLQGEPDMAIRVVRDIFNDDFSSLVVQGDEAWATISGYIGELAPDLVEKMSKYTGTGDVFHDHRVDEQLAKGMDRKVWLPSGGSLVIDRTEAMTVVDVNTGKFTGAGGTLEETVTRNNLEAAEEIVRQLRLRDIGGIIVIDFIDMVLESNRDLVLRRLVECLGRDRTKHQVAEVTSLGLVQMTRKRVGQGLVEAFSETCEHCHGRGFIVHTEPVEKNGCGQHQHPAPEKDKAPTAEGESKRSRRKRGSGAAASAQAAAEKESAVPVLPEAREQVNATLATIAAAAAHAHQHDEESEGTAVVTEAVAETVTESAVEVADGERPYLDVFAALGELNGAESAQAEPEPGLALNPVDPSVFEDGEPMPENDLAELAQAPEQHEE; from the coding sequence GTGACATCCGAGAACCTCCCGAACGGCGAGAGCAGCACCGAGGCGCCCGCAGCGTCGAAGCCCGCCGCCAAGCGCCCCCGTCGCGCCACCCGTGCGGTGACCACCACCGGGGCGGCGCCCGCCAACGACGCGGCACCGGTCGCCGAGTCCACGACCCCGGCCGTGGAGCCGACCGCGGGCACCGCGGCCCCCGAGGTCGCCGCTGAGACGCCCGCCTCGGCACCCCGCCGGCGCACCCGCAAGGTGACCACGACGTCCGACGCCGGGACCGCCTCGACCACCGACGCGGCCACTGCCGCGACCCCCGACGCCCCGGCCGACGCCGCGCCGGTGAAGAAGGCCACCCGGAGCCGGAAGAAGGCCGTGGCGCCGGTCGCCGACCCGTCGACCGCCGAGGCCGCTGTCGCCGAGGCCGCTCCCGCCGAGGCCACTCCCGCCGCCGAGGCGCCGGTCGCCGACGCCGCCGCGCCGAAGAAGCGCGCCACCCGTAGCCGCAAGAAGCCGGTGGAGAGCGACATTGCCGCCGAGCCCGCCGCCCCCTCCGATGCTGCTGCGTCCGACGCCGACGCCGCTGCCTCGACCACCGCTGCCTCGACCACCGCTGCCGAGGCCCCGGCTGCCGCACCCAAGCGCCGTCGTGCGACCCGCAAGGCCGCCGCGCCGACCGACGCCGACACCCCCGCGACGGACTCGACCGGTGCCGGGTCGACCAGCGCCCGCTCCACCGGCGCCGAGTCCACTCCGGTCGAGCCGACCTCCGCCGAGTCCACCGCAGCCCAGTCCACCGGGTCCGAGACCTCGGCCGCCGAGGCCTCTGCCGAGACTCCCGCCGCCCCGGCCCGCCGCACCCGATCCCGCCGTGCGACCCGCCCGACCGCCGCTGCCGACTCCGCATCGGCGACGTCCGAGGCCGCCGACGCCGCGCGGGCGGTGCCCGCCGTCGAGCAGCAGACGGCCCCCGGTCAGTCGGTCGTCGACCCGGAGGACGCCGAGCTGGACGAGGAGTCCACCGAGGAGGAGTCCGCCGAGGTCGCCGCCGCGTCGACCGACGCCCCGCTGGACGTGCTCGCCGCGTTCTCCGGTGTGACCCCCGAGCCGCAGAAGCCCAGTGGCGGTCGCCTGGCCACCACCGCGCTGCTGTTCCAGGCCCCGGAGGCGACGCCGCGTCGCCGCCGCCGGGCCTCCGCACCCGCCGGTTCCCCGGAAGAGATCGCCGCCGCCGCGCACGCCGAGCAGCTGAACGCACCGGCCGAGTCGACCGAGCAGGACGCCGACGCCCGGACGACCGACGAGCAGACCGAGTCCACCGGCTCGACCGGCGGCAACCGCCGTGGCCGTGGTCGCCGTGGCGGTCGCAAGCGCGGCGGTCAGTCCAGCGAGTCCCAGACCACCGACGAGCAGACCACCGACGAGCGGCCCGCCGACGAGGTCGAGGACGACGCGGCGGTCGAGGCCGTCGACGAGTCCGCCGAGGACCAGACCGACGAGCGCACCGAGGGCGAGGACACGGAGGACTCCGAGGGGTCGCCGCGCCGTCGCCGCCGCCGGGGTGGCCGTGGCCGTCGCTCGCGCAGCAAGGACGGCGACGACTCCGCCGAGAACGCCGATGACGACGCCGCCGGTTCCACCGATGACGAGTCGGCTGACGACACCGACACCGAGTCCGACTCCGAGGATGAGGGCGGCAGCAGCAGCCGTCGTCGCCGTCGCCGTCGGCGGTCGTCCCGCTCGGGTGAGGGCGAGACCGCGACCAAGAGCAGCAGCCGGGACGAGGTGACCGCTCTGCGCGGGTCCACCCGCCTGGAGGCCAAGCGTCAGCGCCGCCGGGAGGGCCGGGACGCCGGTCGTCGTCGCCAGATCATCACCGAGGCCGAGTTCCTGGCCCGCCGCGAGTCGGTCGAGCGCAGCATGATCGTGCGCGAGCAGGGTGGCCGGACGCAGATCGCGGTGCTGGAGGACGGGGTGCTGGTCGAGCACTACGTCTCCAAGCAGGAGCAGGCGTCGATGGCCGGGAACGTCTACCTCGGCCGGGTGCAGAACGTGCTGCCGAGCATGGAGGCCGCGTTCATCGACGTCGGCCGCGGTCGCAACGCCGTGCTGTACGCCGGTGAGGTCAACTGGGACGCCGCCGGGGTCGAGGGCGGCAAGACCACCCGTCGGATCGAGCAGGCGCTCAAGTCCGGCGACTCGGTGCTGGTGCAGGTCACCAAGGACCCGATCGGGCACAAGGGTGCCCGCCTGACCTCGCAGATCACGCTGGCCGGTCGCTACCTGGTCTACGTGCCCGGTGGCGGCATGACCGGGATCAGCCGCAAGCTGCCCGACACCGAGCGCAGCCGTCTGAAGAAGATCCTGCGCGAGGTCGTGCCGGACTCCGCCGGCGTGATCGTGCGCACCGCCGCCGAGGGCGCCTCGGAGGAGGAGCTGCGCGCCGACGTCGTCCGGCTGCAGGCGCAGTGGGAGGCGATCGAGAAGAAGGCGAAGACCGCCTCCGCGCCGTCCCTGCTGCAGGGTGAGCCGGACATGGCGATCCGCGTCGTGCGCGACATCTTCAACGACGACTTCAGCTCGCTGGTCGTGCAGGGCGACGAGGCATGGGCGACGATCTCCGGTTACATCGGGGAGCTGGCGCCCGACCTGGTCGAGAAGATGAGCAAGTACACCGGCACCGGGGACGTGTTCCACGACCACCGGGTGGACGAGCAGCTCGCCAAGGGGATGGATCGCAAGGTGTGGCTGCCCTCGGGTGGCTCGCTGGTGATCGACCGCACCGAGGCGATGACCGTCGTCGACGTCAACACCGGCAAGTTCACCGGCGCGGGCGGCACCCTGGAGGAGACCGTCACCCGGAACAACCTGGAGGCGGCGGAGGAGATCGTCCGCCAGCTCCGGCTCCGGGACATCGGCGGCATCATCGTGATCGACTTCATCGACATGGTGCTGGAGTCCAACCGCGACCTGGTGCTGCGCCGCCTGGTCGAGTGCCTGGGCCGGGACCGCACCAAGCACCAGGTGGCCGAGGTCACCTCGCTGGGCCTGGTCCAGATGACCCGCAAGCGGGTGGGCCAGGGTCTGGTCGAGGCGTTCTCCGAGACCTGTGAGCACTGCCACGGCCGCGGCTTCATCGTGCACACCGAGCCGGTGGAGAAGAACGGCTGCGGTCAGCACCAGCACCCGGCACCGGAGAAGGACAAGGCTCCGACGGCCGAGGGCGAGTCCAAGCGGTCGCGTCGCAAGCGCGGGTCCGGTGCGGCGGCCTCGGCCCAGGCGGCGGCGGAGAAGGAGTCCGCCGTGCCGGTGCTGCCCGAGGCACGCGAGCAGGTGAACGCGACCCTGGCCACGATCGCGGCGGCCGCGGCGCACGCCCACCAGCACGACGAGGAGTCCGAGGGCACCGCGGTGGTGACCGAGGCCGTGGCCGAGACGGTCACCGAGTCCGCGGTGGAGGTGGCCGACGGTGAGCGTCCGTACCTGGACGTGTTCGCGGCGCTGGGCGAGCTGAACGGTGCCGAGAGCGCGCAGGCCGAGCCGGAGCCGGGCCTGGCCCTGAATCCGGTCGACCCGAGCGTCTTCGAGGACGGTGAGCCGATGCCGGAGAACGATCTGGCGGAGCTCGCCCAGGCCCCGGAGCAGCACGAAGAGTGA
- the obgE gene encoding GTPase ObgE gives MAAFVDRVVLHASGGDGGHGCASIRREKFKPLAGPDGGNGGNGGSVILVVDPQVTTLLDYHHSPHRHAPSGTQGMGDYRAGSTGADLILPVPDGTVVKSLDGEVLADLVGVGATYTIAEGGHGGLGNMALASQRRKAPGFALLGEPGDTAEVVLELKTIADVALVGYPSAGKSSLVAAMSAARPKIADYPFTTLVPNLGVVQAGDARYTVADVPGLIPGASEGRGLGLEFLRHIERCAVIVHVLDCATLESDRDPIRDLDVIEAELAAYSGDLQIEGGRVPLNERPRLIVLNKIDVPDARDMAEMVRPELEARGLRVFEISTASHEGLRPLSFALAELVEQARRDAPAPEAARVVLRPKAVDASGFTVTRQQDGDHEFFQVRGAKPERWVRQTDFTNDEAVGYLADRLARLGVEDKLLKAGAVAGAEVVIGEGDRAVVFDWEPTLMTGSELLGGPRGTDMRLDDHSRPTRGEKRREYKDRMDAKTEAREELWQERQAGHWADPDEA, from the coding sequence ATGGCCGCCTTCGTCGATCGGGTGGTGCTGCACGCCAGTGGCGGAGACGGCGGCCACGGCTGTGCCTCGATCCGCCGGGAGAAGTTCAAGCCGCTGGCGGGTCCCGACGGCGGCAACGGCGGCAACGGCGGCTCGGTGATCCTGGTGGTCGACCCGCAGGTCACCACGCTGCTGGACTACCATCACTCGCCGCACCGGCACGCCCCCTCCGGTACGCAGGGCATGGGCGACTACCGCGCCGGCTCGACCGGTGCCGACCTGATCCTGCCGGTGCCGGACGGCACCGTGGTCAAGAGCCTCGACGGCGAGGTGCTGGCCGACCTGGTGGGCGTCGGGGCGACCTACACGATCGCCGAGGGCGGTCACGGTGGCCTGGGCAACATGGCGCTCGCCTCGCAGCGGCGCAAGGCGCCCGGGTTCGCGCTGCTCGGCGAGCCCGGCGACACGGCCGAGGTGGTCCTGGAGCTGAAGACCATCGCCGACGTGGCGCTGGTCGGTTACCCGAGTGCCGGCAAGTCGAGCCTGGTCGCGGCGATGTCCGCCGCCCGGCCGAAGATCGCCGACTACCCGTTCACCACCCTGGTGCCGAACCTCGGTGTGGTGCAGGCGGGCGACGCGCGCTACACCGTCGCCGACGTGCCGGGTCTGATCCCCGGCGCGAGCGAGGGGCGCGGCCTGGGCCTGGAGTTCCTGCGGCACATCGAGCGCTGCGCGGTGATCGTGCACGTGCTGGACTGCGCCACCCTGGAGTCCGACCGGGACCCGATCCGCGACCTGGACGTGATCGAGGCGGAGCTCGCCGCGTACAGCGGTGACCTGCAGATCGAGGGCGGCCGGGTGCCGCTGAACGAGCGCCCGCGCCTGATCGTGCTGAACAAGATCGATGTGCCGGACGCCCGGGACATGGCCGAGATGGTACGGCCCGAGCTGGAGGCCCGCGGTCTGCGGGTGTTCGAGATCTCCACCGCCAGCCACGAGGGTCTGCGGCCGTTGAGCTTCGCGCTGGCCGAGCTGGTCGAGCAGGCGCGCCGGGATGCCCCGGCCCCGGAGGCGGCACGCGTCGTGCTGCGGCCCAAGGCCGTCGACGCCAGCGGCTTCACCGTGACCCGTCAGCAGGACGGCGACCACGAGTTCTTCCAGGTCCGCGGTGCCAAGCCCGAGCGCTGGGTGCGGCAGACCGACTTCACCAACGACGAGGCGGTGGGCTACCTGGCCGACCGGCTCGCGCGGCTGGGTGTGGAGGACAAGCTGCTCAAGGCCGGTGCCGTCGCCGGCGCCGAGGTCGTGATCGGCGAGGGCGACCGCGCGGTGGTCTTCGACTGGGAGCCGACGCTGATGACCGGCTCGGAGCTGCTCGGCGGCCCGCGCGGCACCGACATGCGCCTGGACGACCACAGCCGGCCCACCCGCGGAGAGAAGCGCCGCGAGTACAAGGACCGGATGGACGCCAAGACCGAGGCCCGCGAGGAGCTGTGGCAGGAGCGTCAGGCCGGGCACTGGGCGGACCCGGACGAGGCCTGA